From Synoicihabitans lomoniglobus, the proteins below share one genomic window:
- a CDS encoding MFS transporter, with translation MATPEAQDSPAPNEVSPSSAERVPMGQKVAYGMGSFIDMWGNWLYVGMVWPVFGFYFHVSSSLIGLALMLNRLFDAFSDPLFGWWSDNCRTRWGRRRPFILVGSILAGIGLPLLFAVPRDWSEMQYFWWMVGSSALYITIVSCVMMPYNSLGYEMTPNYHERTQIFAIKGAIQKMPEVAMFFASAFVTWSIWQDADTGETDYLRGAQIYTTILGAIMIVVGIFIFKATRERYYEGVVAQKQQKTKVAETLWQSIRCKPFRAILAMAFAYGMGTSMVGTLGYHCTIYYVCSGDQSVGSQWNGYMGLMGMVMGLSGVPVFGWISHRIGKRGAMKIVQFSAIAVFVSTWWLYTPEIVWLQMLATGLIAFTGAGFHMLDGSMMADVLDADELETGKRREGAFAACRSWILKVGMAAGIGLSGVILDATGFDSELQIQSAETLFNIRFYLAAIPIVGLIVALFALYRFNLTPVRMAEIRAALEARRGTV, from the coding sequence ATGGCAACCCCCGAAGCCCAGGATTCCCCCGCCCCCAACGAAGTCTCCCCTTCGTCTGCCGAGCGCGTGCCCATGGGCCAGAAGGTCGCCTATGGCATGGGCTCGTTCATCGATATGTGGGGCAACTGGCTCTACGTGGGCATGGTGTGGCCGGTGTTTGGTTTCTATTTCCACGTGTCGTCCAGCTTGATCGGGCTGGCGCTGATGTTGAATCGACTGTTCGACGCCTTCTCGGATCCACTGTTCGGCTGGTGGTCCGATAATTGCCGCACCCGGTGGGGTCGGCGTCGGCCGTTCATTCTGGTCGGCAGCATTCTGGCGGGCATCGGCTTGCCGCTGCTTTTCGCGGTGCCGCGGGACTGGTCGGAAATGCAGTATTTCTGGTGGATGGTGGGATCGTCCGCCCTCTACATCACGATCGTGAGCTGCGTCATGATGCCCTACAACAGTCTGGGCTACGAGATGACGCCCAACTACCACGAACGCACCCAGATCTTCGCGATCAAGGGCGCGATCCAGAAGATGCCGGAGGTCGCAATGTTCTTCGCGTCCGCGTTTGTGACGTGGTCGATCTGGCAAGACGCCGACACCGGTGAGACGGACTACCTGCGTGGCGCGCAGATCTACACGACCATCCTCGGCGCCATCATGATCGTGGTGGGCATCTTCATCTTCAAGGCGACGCGGGAACGCTATTACGAGGGCGTCGTCGCGCAAAAACAGCAGAAGACCAAGGTCGCCGAAACACTGTGGCAGAGCATCCGGTGCAAGCCGTTCCGCGCCATCCTCGCCATGGCCTTCGCCTACGGCATGGGCACCAGCATGGTCGGCACGCTCGGCTACCATTGCACCATCTACTACGTGTGCAGCGGTGATCAGTCCGTCGGGTCACAGTGGAATGGATACATGGGTCTCATGGGCATGGTCATGGGCCTCTCCGGCGTGCCGGTGTTTGGCTGGATCTCCCACCGTATCGGCAAGCGCGGCGCGATGAAGATCGTGCAGTTCTCCGCCATCGCCGTGTTCGTCTCGACCTGGTGGCTCTACACGCCGGAGATCGTGTGGCTGCAAATGCTCGCGACCGGGCTGATCGCGTTCACCGGTGCCGGCTTTCACATGTTGGACGGTTCCATGATGGCCGACGTGCTCGACGCCGACGAACTGGAAACCGGCAAACGTCGCGAGGGGGCGTTCGCCGCCTGCCGTTCCTGGATTCTCAAAGTCGGCATGGCCGCGGGCATCGGCCTGTCCGGTGTCATTCTCGATGCCACCGGCTTCGACTCCGAGCTGCAGATTCAAAGCGCCGAGACGTTGTTCAACATTCGGTTCTATCTCGCCGCCATCCCCATTGTCGGCCTGATCGTCGCCCTGTTCGCGCTCTACCGGTTCAACCTCACGCCGGTTCGCATGGCGGAGATTCGCGCCGCCCTCGAGGCGCGGCGCGGCACGGTGTGA